One window from the genome of Rhodoflexus caldus encodes:
- the gcvT gene encoding glycine cleavage system aminomethyltransferase GcvT yields the protein MSLKRTALFDTHQKLGAKIVPFAGYEMPLRYTSDIEEHQTVRKGVGVFDVSHMGEFMLTGHHALDLIQYVTTNDAAALYDGKVQYSCLPNGKGGIVDDLLVYRINAESYMLVVNASNIDKDWAWISSHNKWGVSMENISDDISLFAVQGPQAAAALQSLTSVDLHNMEYYTFKRAKFAGVDNIIISATGYTGAGGFEIYVPNSHALHVWQHIFEAGKPYDIKPVGLAARDTLRLEMGFCLYGNDIDDTTSPIEAGLGWITKFNKDFIDKALLEKQKNEGTARKLVGFQMLERGIPRAHYTLHNDAGETIGEVTSGTQSPSLGVGIGLGYVQTPYSKAGTTVFVAVRDKKIPAQIVKLPFYKKG from the coding sequence ATGTCATTAAAAAGAACAGCCCTTTTCGATACGCATCAGAAATTAGGTGCCAAGATAGTTCCTTTTGCAGGTTATGAAATGCCTCTGCGCTATACTTCCGATATAGAAGAACATCAAACCGTACGCAAGGGCGTAGGGGTATTCGATGTATCGCACATGGGTGAATTTATGCTCACGGGGCATCATGCCTTAGACCTGATTCAGTATGTAACCACCAATGATGCCGCTGCATTGTATGACGGCAAAGTTCAGTACAGTTGCCTGCCCAACGGCAAAGGCGGCATCGTAGATGACCTGTTAGTGTACCGCATCAATGCCGAAAGTTACATGCTGGTTGTCAATGCCTCGAACATAGACAAAGACTGGGCGTGGATTAGCAGCCACAACAAGTGGGGCGTATCTATGGAAAATATTTCCGATGATATTTCCCTGTTTGCCGTACAAGGGCCGCAGGCCGCTGCAGCGCTCCAAAGCCTGACAAGCGTGGACTTACACAACATGGAATATTATACATTTAAACGCGCCAAATTTGCAGGTGTAGATAATATCATCATATCTGCCACAGGCTATACCGGTGCCGGCGGCTTTGAAATTTACGTACCTAACAGCCATGCGCTGCACGTTTGGCAGCATATCTTCGAAGCAGGTAAACCGTATGACATCAAACCCGTCGGGCTGGCTGCACGCGATACACTGCGCTTAGAAATGGGCTTCTGCCTCTACGGCAACGATATAGACGACACCACCTCGCCAATTGAGGCAGGTCTGGGCTGGATTACCAAATTCAATAAGGATTTTATTGACAAGGCACTGCTCGAAAAACAAAAAAACGAAGGTACAGCCCGTAAGTTGGTAGGCTTCCAGATGCTGGAACGCGGTATTCCGCGCGCGCACTACACACTCCACAACGACGCCGGCGAAACCATTGGCGAAGTTACCTCCGGAACTCAGTCGCCAAGCCTTGGCGTAGGTATCGGGCTGGGGTACGTGCAAACCCCTTACAGCAAAGCAGGAACAACTGTTTTTGTAGCCGTGCGCGATAAAAAAATCCCTGCCCAAATTGTCAAATTGCCTTTCTATAAAAAGGGATAA
- a CDS encoding Glu/Leu/Phe/Val dehydrogenase dimerization domain-containing protein, with amino-acid sequence MTTETQPLVATESNVFAQVDALGHEQVVFCHDQHTGLKAIIAIHNTVLGPAMGGTRMWAYSSESEALEDALRLSRGMTFKNAMAGLHLGGGKAVIIGDSRKIKSEALLRLYGKFVNNLNGKYITAEDMGITDRDMEDIALHTRFVGGMPEYRGGSGSPSGMTALGTYVGMKAAAKKAFGTDSLEGKAIAVQGVGSVGEFLVEYLAKENAKIFITDVFEDRIKKVASRFNVTVVAPDEIYDVPADIYSPCAMGATVNDDTLSRLKAQVIAGCANNQLADEHIHGTACMNKGIVYVPDFVINSGGVINIATEIAGSYNRAWAIAKTEEIYNRVAQVLDVAENQQRNAQVVATEMAWQRIQDIARIKATY; translated from the coding sequence ATGACCACAGAAACACAGCCACTCGTTGCCACAGAAAGCAACGTTTTTGCGCAGGTAGATGCATTAGGACACGAGCAGGTCGTTTTTTGCCATGACCAGCACACGGGCTTGAAAGCAATCATAGCTATTCACAATACCGTGTTGGGGCCTGCTATGGGCGGCACGCGCATGTGGGCTTACAGTTCCGAAAGCGAAGCTTTGGAAGATGCCCTGCGCCTCTCACGCGGCATGACTTTTAAAAATGCAATGGCAGGTTTGCATCTGGGCGGAGGCAAAGCCGTAATTATTGGCGACTCCCGCAAAATCAAATCAGAAGCCCTGCTGCGCCTCTACGGCAAATTTGTTAATAACCTGAACGGCAAATACATCACCGCCGAAGACATGGGCATTACCGACCGCGACATGGAGGATATTGCCTTGCACACACGTTTTGTGGGAGGTATGCCCGAATACCGCGGCGGCAGCGGCAGCCCTTCCGGCATGACAGCCCTCGGCACCTATGTGGGTATGAAAGCGGCAGCCAAAAAAGCCTTCGGAACAGACAGTTTGGAAGGAAAAGCCATCGCCGTACAAGGCGTAGGCTCTGTCGGAGAGTTCTTGGTAGAATACTTGGCAAAGGAAAATGCCAAAATATTCATTACCGACGTTTTTGAAGACCGCATCAAAAAAGTGGCATCCCGCTTCAATGTAACCGTTGTTGCCCCCGATGAAATCTACGATGTACCTGCCGACATCTACTCTCCGTGCGCAATGGGGGCTACCGTAAACGACGATACACTAAGCCGCCTGAAAGCACAGGTAATTGCCGGATGTGCCAATAACCAACTGGCCGACGAACACATTCACGGCACAGCCTGTATGAACAAAGGCATCGTTTACGTACCCGATTTTGTGATTAACAGCGGCGGTGTTATCAATATTGCTACTGAAATTGCAGGCAGCTACAACCGCGCATGGGCAATTGCCAAAACCGAAGAAATATACAACCGCGTGGCACAAGTGCTTGACGTAGCCGAAAATCAGCAGCGCAATGCACAGGTGGTAGCTACCGAAATGGCATGGCAACGCATTCAGGATATAGCCCGCATCAAGGCAACCTATTAA